CTTGTGGCGTGCTCCAGGCGTGTACATCACGCCGCACGTGGCCGGCTCGAGCCCGCGCTTTCTCGCGCGGGCCTATGCCCTGGTGCGCGAGCAGGTGTGCCGTTACCTCGAGGGGCGGCCGCTGCGTAACGTGGTGCGTGAGGGGTATTAAGGACGCTTGGGTGGGTTTGGGTCGCGAGTGTACACAAGGCGCACGCGGGTTTGGTAGGCTGGGAGCAATTACAGGAGGGGTCGGGATGGAGCTGGAGTTGAAGCGCTACCTGCGCCAGTACTACCACGTTGATGCGCCTGTGGCTCCGGGAAGGTTTGAGGCGGAGCTGGCCAAACGAATTGGGGCGCCTAAACGCCGAAAACCCGTGCTGCAAGCGTGGCGGCGCTACCTGCACACGCCGGGGCAAGACTCGGTCCGAAGTTTTTACGGCACGGTCCTAGCCCACACGCGCGAGCGGTTAGAAGCGCTGGTGTACGCTCTGCACTATCCTTTCCTGCAGTTCTACGCGGAGACGATTCCCGAGCACCTGCCCGAGACCGGACGGGTCCTCGAGGTGGGCGCGTTCACCGGCGCGCTGGTGAACTACCTGGCTCTCGCGCGGCCCGAGCTGGAGTGGCACGCCTTGGATCCGGTCGAGGCCGCAGTTCAGGCAGGCCGAGCGTACAGCGAACGCATCGGGGTACGGGTCGCGTGGCACGCCGGATGGTTCGAAACGTGGCGGCCCGAACAACCCTTTGACGCGGTGTTGCTCTTGAGCGTGCTGCCGGAAGGCTACCTGACCGCGGACCTCGAGCCCACGCTCGAGGCCGAGGCTTTTTACACGCACTTTGCCTTTTTCGAGCGCTTCAAGGCCCTTGAGGGCATGCTGCGGCCGGGTGGAACCGTGGTGTACGGCCACGGTCCGTTCCTTGGGAAGAACGCCGAGGCGACCGCGCAGGGATTGGAGGCGCTGGGGTTTAGCGAGGTGGGCTTTGTCGGGAAGGGGGATTACGTGCTCGTGGTGGGACGTATGCCCGAGGCGTTGCGTGTGGTGCGGCCCGCGCGTCGGGAAGCGCAACCCTCCCAAGAACCCCCGGCCCGGACGGTGGACGAGGCGACGGTGCAGGCTTTGCTCGAGGCCGAGGACTACGCGACGGTCCTCGCCACAGTTCCTGAGGATGCCGACGGAACGCTCGCGTACGCGCGGGGCCGAGCGCTGTTCGCGCTCGGGCGGTACGCGGAAGCCCTGGGGCCGCTGCAACGCGCGCACGTAGAGGCCGCCGAGCACCTTAGGCTCCTGGCCCTTGTGGAGCTTGGGCGTTATCGGGAGGCGCTGCCCCAGCTGGAACGCCTGGGCGGGCGCGGCGATACGTTTGCCCTGGCCCTTGGTCGAGCGTACCTGGGGGTAGGGCGAATCGAGGACGCGATCCGGGTCCTGTGGCGGGTGCGGGAGGTTGGGGGAGAGGCGTACCTCGAGCAGGCCTTGGATCAGCTCGCGAGCCGCGCCTTCCGGTTCCTCAGGGAGGGCCAGTACGTGGAGGCCAGCCGCCGGGTGGAGTTTGTGGAGGACCTGTCCCCCGCGTTGCTCGGGCGGGACCTGTTGTACCTGGGGCTGCAAGCGGCGCTGGAGCAGGGGCTGTGGGGGCGTGCCGAACGGTACGCCCAGCGGCTGTACGATCTGGGGGAGGCGATCGGGGCGGTGGGGTTGGCTTTCGCGCGCCTTAAGGCCCGCACTCCCGAAGCGCTCGAGAGCGTGCGCTTAAGGGAGTTGAAGGCGGTCGAGCCGTACCTCACCGACGCGGTGGCGCGCCGGGAGGAACCCATGGCCGTGCTGGCCCTCGGGCTCTTGCGTTACCGGGAGGGCCGGCACGAGGAGGCGGCGTACTTTCTCGAGCGGGCGGCCCGCGAAGGCCGAGGGGATATGGTCGGGATCGCCTACCACTACCTCGCTTTGGCGCGCCGCGCCTTAAAGCACCCCATTCAAAGCATTCTGGGGGAGCACAAACGCGCGCATGCGTACCGTCCCTACCCGGCCGGGGCGCTCTTCGCGATGGCGCAGGAGGCGTTGGAAGCAGGCGAGGCCGTGCTCGCGCGGGAGTTCTTGAGCTACGTGCGGGACGCGGGGCTGGAGCACCTGCCCGCCGAGGAGACCGTGAAGCTCGTGCGATTGGTCGAGGCCCTCGAGGGTCCCTGGGAGGCGTTCTGCGTGCTTTCCGGGGCGCTAGAACGCACCCTGACGCCCACCCGCGAGCACCTCGAGCTCGCCTACCGCCTCTCGCGTAACTTCCGCGAGAGCGAGGAGGCGGAACGCGTACGCACCGAGTACCTCACCGCCTTGTACCGCGCGGGGGAGCGCGACCGGGTCGAGGCGTTGTTGCGGGAGGAGCTCGCCGCCCGGCCCGCTGCGGTGGAGGTGTTGTTTGACCTGGCGGAGCACCTCGAGGGGGAGGGGCGCTACCAGGAAGCGGCAGAGGTGTGGAAGCAGGCCCTCGAGGTCGCGTACTACCGCGAGAAGGACCTGGACCTCGCGCGGGAGGTGCTGCGGAACCTGCTCTTTTTGAACCCGCACGATCCTGAGCTCGAGCTGTACCTGGAGGAATTGAAGGCAACCGCTAAGGCGCTCGCGCGGCTCGAGGCGAAGCCGGACCCGCTCGCGGAGAAGACGCCGGAGGGGATCGTGCAGGAGGGGGTGCCCCGCTTTCACGGGGAGTACCTGGTGGTCGTGGGGGGGCATACCCAGCTCCGGAGCCGGTTAACGCCCGTGATGGAACGGGCTGGGTTGGTGGTGGACTGGTTTGACTCGGACTCCACCACCGCGGCGCGCGAGACCCTGAAGCGCATTCAGAACCGGTTGGTCCGGGCGCATGGGGTGATGATCGTCTCGAGTTACGTGGGGCACGATTTATCCGAGCCGATCCGGGAGGAGGCCCTGCGCCTTGGGGTTCCGGTGTATATCACGCCAGGGCGAGCTCGGGGAGTTACGGGATTCTTGCGGGCTTTGCGGGAGTTCGCGCCGCAGGTGTATAAGAAGGCGCTGGAGGACTCGCCGCCTACGGCGTGATGCAGCGACTGGTATCATGGGCCGTATGACGCGTGCGGTGACGGAGATCGAAAACCTCGCTATCAACGCGATTCGCTTCCTCGCGGTGGACGCGGTGGAGCAGGCCCAATCCGGCCACCCGGGGGCCCCCATGGGGCTGGCGCCGGTGGCGTACGTGCTGTGGCACGAGTTCTTAAAACACAATCCCCAGGACCCCACCTGGCCGGACCGTGATCGGTTCGTGCTTTCGGCGGGGCACGCTTCGATGTTGCTATACAGCCTGCTGCACCTGAGCGGGTACGACCTGCCCCTGGAGGAGCTTAAGCGGTTTCGTCAGTGGGGCTCCAGAACTCCGGGGCACCCCGAGTACGGGCACACGCCGGGCGTAGAGGTCACCACGGGTCCCTTGGGGCAGGGGATCTCCACCGCGGTGGGGATGGCCCTGGCGGAGAAGAAGCTCGCCGCGGAGTTTAACCGCGAGGGGCTCCGGATCGTGGATCACTACACCTACGTCATCGCCTCGGACGGGGACCTGATGGAGGGGGTGGCTTCGGAGGCCAGCTCCCTCGCGGGGCACTGGGGGCTCGGCAAGCTGATCGTCATCTGGGACGACAACCGCGTCTCGATCGACGGGAGCACCGACCTGGCCTTCCGCGAGGACGTCCTGCAGCGGTACGCGGCGTACGGGTGGCACACGCTCCGCGTGGAGGACGGCAACGACCTCGACGCCCTCCGCGACGCGATCCGTAAGGCGCGGGCCGAGACCGAACGCCCCACGCTGATCGCGGTGCGGACCCATATCGGGTACGGCAGCCCCAAGCAAGACTCCGCCGAGGCCCACGGCGCGCCCTTAGGTCCGGAGGCCGTAGCCGCGGCACGTGAGGCGCTCGGCTGGCCGTACGCGCCGTTCGAGGTGCCCGAGGCAGTGTACGTGCACATGCGCCAAGCCGTGGAGAAGGGCATGGCGGCCCAGGAGGTTTGGGAGCAACGGCTCGAGGCCTACCTGGAGCGTTTCCCCGAGCTCGGGACGGAGTTCGTGCGTCGCGTGATCGAACGCCGCCTGCCCGAGGGGTGGGATGCCGAGATGCCGCGGTTTACGCCCGGAGCGAAGGTCGCGACGCGCAAGGCGAGCGGTCAGGTGCTCGCGGCGATCGCGCCGAGACTGCCTGAGCTCGTGGGGGGGTCGGCCGACCTCACGCCTTCCAACAACACGCAAGTTCCCGGGATGGAGGACTTTACGCCTGAACGCCCCACGGGCCGCTACGTGCACTACGGGGTGCGCGAGCACGCGATGGGGGCGATCATGAACGGGCTCTGCCTGCACGGCGGGTACCGACCGTACGGCGGCACCTTCCTCATCTTCTCCGACTACATGCGCCCCCCGGTGCGGCTCGCGGCCTTGATGGGCGTGGCGCCGATCTATGTTTGGACGCACGACTCGATCGGGTTAGGGGAGGACGGCCCCACGCACCAACCGGTGGAGCACTTGATGGGGCTTCGGGCAATGCCGAACCTCTGGGTGATTCGCCCGGCCGACGCGACGGAGGTCCCGTACGCTTGGAAGCTCGCCTTGGAGCGCACCGACGGCCCGGTCGGGATCGTCCTGACCCGCCAGGGGCTGCCGGTCATCGACCGGGAACGGTACGCGGCTGCGGAGGGCGTGCTCCGGGGCGGGTACGTGCTCGCGGACGCACCCCGACCGGACGCCGTGATCGTCGCGACCGGAAGCGAGGTGCACCTGGCGCTCGCCGCGCGCGAACGCCTGCAGGCGGAGGGGGTTGCGGTGCGGGTGGTGAGCCTGCCTTGCTGGGAGGTGTTCGAGCAGCAGGATGCGGCCTACCGCCTCGAGGTCCTTCCCCCGGAGGTGCCCACGCTCGCGGTCGAGGCGGGGGTGGCCTTGGGTTGGGA
This region of Marinithermus hydrothermalis DSM 14884 genomic DNA includes:
- the tkt gene encoding transketolase; translated protein: MTRAVTEIENLAINAIRFLAVDAVEQAQSGHPGAPMGLAPVAYVLWHEFLKHNPQDPTWPDRDRFVLSAGHASMLLYSLLHLSGYDLPLEELKRFRQWGSRTPGHPEYGHTPGVEVTTGPLGQGISTAVGMALAEKKLAAEFNREGLRIVDHYTYVIASDGDLMEGVASEASSLAGHWGLGKLIVIWDDNRVSIDGSTDLAFREDVLQRYAAYGWHTLRVEDGNDLDALRDAIRKARAETERPTLIAVRTHIGYGSPKQDSAEAHGAPLGPEAVAAAREALGWPYAPFEVPEAVYVHMRQAVEKGMAAQEVWEQRLEAYLERFPELGTEFVRRVIERRLPEGWDAEMPRFTPGAKVATRKASGQVLAAIAPRLPELVGGSADLTPSNNTQVPGMEDFTPERPTGRYVHYGVREHAMGAIMNGLCLHGGYRPYGGTFLIFSDYMRPPVRLAALMGVAPIYVWTHDSIGLGEDGPTHQPVEHLMGLRAMPNLWVIRPADATEVPYAWKLALERTDGPVGIVLTRQGLPVIDRERYAAAEGVLRGGYVLADAPRPDAVIVATGSEVHLALAARERLQAEGVAVRVVSLPCWEVFEQQDAAYRLEVLPPEVPTLAVEAGVALGWERYADAVVSLERFGASAPGGVLFERFGFTVERVVARVRELLGAAHG
- a CDS encoding tetratricopeptide repeat protein, encoding MELELKRYLRQYYHVDAPVAPGRFEAELAKRIGAPKRRKPVLQAWRRYLHTPGQDSVRSFYGTVLAHTRERLEALVYALHYPFLQFYAETIPEHLPETGRVLEVGAFTGALVNYLALARPELEWHALDPVEAAVQAGRAYSERIGVRVAWHAGWFETWRPEQPFDAVLLLSVLPEGYLTADLEPTLEAEAFYTHFAFFERFKALEGMLRPGGTVVYGHGPFLGKNAEATAQGLEALGFSEVGFVGKGDYVLVVGRMPEALRVVRPARREAQPSQEPPARTVDEATVQALLEAEDYATVLATVPEDADGTLAYARGRALFALGRYAEALGPLQRAHVEAAEHLRLLALVELGRYREALPQLERLGGRGDTFALALGRAYLGVGRIEDAIRVLWRVREVGGEAYLEQALDQLASRAFRFLREGQYVEASRRVEFVEDLSPALLGRDLLYLGLQAALEQGLWGRAERYAQRLYDLGEAIGAVGLAFARLKARTPEALESVRLRELKAVEPYLTDAVARREEPMAVLALGLLRYREGRHEEAAYFLERAAREGRGDMVGIAYHYLALARRALKHPIQSILGEHKRAHAYRPYPAGALFAMAQEALEAGEAVLAREFLSYVRDAGLEHLPAEETVKLVRLVEALEGPWEAFCVLSGALERTLTPTREHLELAYRLSRNFRESEEAERVRTEYLTALYRAGERDRVEALLREELAARPAAVEVLFDLAEHLEGEGRYQEAAEVWKQALEVAYYREKDLDLAREVLRNLLFLNPHDPELELYLEELKATAKALARLEAKPDPLAEKTPEGIVQEGVPRFHGEYLVVVGGHTQLRSRLTPVMERAGLVVDWFDSDSTTAARETLKRIQNRLVRAHGVMIVSSYVGHDLSEPIREEALRLGVPVYITPGRARGVTGFLRALREFAPQVYKKALEDSPPTA